The Pseudoxanthomonas sp. CF385 region GACGCGTGACGGCGGCGCCCGGGACCGGGCGATGGATGGATGCGCGGGCTGTACGGGGTGTGATAATGATGGCGCCACAGGGGAGCCCGCCGCACCGATGACCGCGACACGACCGCCTTCGCCCGCCGCTGCGCCGACCACGATCGCGTCGGCCGCGCTGCCCCTGCGCGTGCGACGCGTGCTGCAGAACCTGTTCGACCACGTCTCCACCGACTTCATCACCGCACTCAACGCGATGCTGGTGGAGTTCGAGCAGCAGTTGTTCAAGCAGGCCGACCAGGCCCGCAGCAACCACCTGCAGGCGCAGGTCTTCGTCGACCTGCGTGCGCTGCAGAAGCACCGCACCGAGCTGGCGCCGCACTACATGTTCGGCCTGGAGGCCGAGCTGGCCTCGATCCGCGCACCGCGCGCGGCGGGCGACGCACCGGCGGCCGCGCGCCTGGACTACCAGACGCTGACCCTCGTCGAAGACGCGGTGATGGACCAGGAGATCGTGCTGCGCGAAGTCGCGCGCCGGCACGAGCAGCGCGGCAATGCGCAGATCCTCATGTTGGGCCAGCGCTTCGGCGTGCTCGCCGGGCAGCCCGCCTATGAAGCGGAAACGCTGCCGCTGGGCCCGAACCGCCTCTGCCATGTGCTGAAGGAAGCGGCCGCCTGCCTGGACCTGTCGCTGGACGCGCAACTCGTGCTGTACCGCACCTTCGACCAGAAGGTCATGCTGAATTACAGCGAGTGGGCCGGCACGGTGAACCAGTTCCTCTCGCGCGAAGGCATCCTGCCCGGGCTGGTGTACACCCCGCGGCGGGTACGCGCGCACGACACCATCCGTCGGCACCCGCGCGACGAGGGGGATGGCTCGGCCCGGCCGATGACCGGCTGGAACGGCCAGGGCACCACGTCGCACTGGGCCACGCTCACCCCCGAACAGCTGCAGGCGGTCGCCGGCGCGCTCGTGGGCGGCAGCGCGCCGGATCCCGGCGGCGGCACGCCACCCCCGCTTCCGCCGCGCGATGCCGCGGCCCCGGCCGCCACCGACGATGCCGCCGGCTCGTTCGAAGTCCTGCAGAAACTCCTGGCCATCCGCCGCGGCGGCCTCCAGGCCGATGCACAGGCCCTGGCCGATGGCGTGGGCGTTCCCGGTGCGCCTGGCGCGCTGGCGCAGGGACCGGCGGACGCCGCTGCGGGCGCGGCCGGTACCGGCGGCGGACGCCACGGTGCAGCGGCCGGCGGAAACGCACCGGCGACACCGCGCCTGCTGCCCACGCCCGATGTCCTCAGCGCACTGCAGGGCCTGCAGTCCGCGCCCCTGCCGGCCCGCACGCCCGAACAGCCGCGACGTACCGTGCAGGACCTGCAGCAGGCCATGCTCGCCGCCGCACGCGCACAACACGGACCGAATGCCGCGCTCGCCAGCGCGGATTCGGACACGTTCGAACTGCTGGACCTGCTCTACAACGAGATCGAACGCGAGGTGCAGCACGATGCCCCGGCGGCCGACATGCTCGTCCGCCTGCAGGTCCCCGTCGTCCAGGCCGCCTTGCGTGACCGCAACTTCTTCCTGCGCGCGCAGCATCCCGCCCGCGACCTGCTCAACACCGTGGCCGAGTCCGGCGCCACCTGGCTGGGCGAGGACGACGTGGATCCGCAACTGGTGCAGAAACTGCACCAGGCCGTCGAGACGGTGGTGGAGAAGTACGAAGGCGACGAAGCCGTCTTCGAAGACGCGCATCGCGACGTGCAGCAGCACCTGCAGGCGGCCGTCCGCAAGGCGGAGCTGGCCGAGCGTCGCCAGATCGAAGCCGCGCGCGGCAAGGACCGGCTGGAGGTCGCCAAGCAGCGCGCCGCCGAGACCATCGAGTCGGCGATGGCCGATGCCAAGCCGCAGAAATTCGTGCAGGCCCTGCTCAGCCAGGCCTGGGCCGACGTGCTCACGCTTACCCAGCTGCGCAACGGCGAGTCCTCCAGCGAGTGGGCCGAACAGTTGCAGACCACGCTGGAGATCGTCGCCGCCACCACCACCGCGCAGGGCGCCAGTCCCGAGCTGGCCGGCAAGGTGGAGAAGTCGCTGGTCCAGGTGGGCTACCACGAGGACGAAGCGGCCGCGATCGCGCGCCGCCTCTCCAGCGCGGAGGAAGACGAGACCACCTCGCGTACCGAACTGACCGCGCGGCTCAAGGCGCGCGCGCGCTTGGGCGGGCAGAACGAGGTCAAGAAGAAGCCGACGCAGCCGCGCACGCCGCAGGAACAGGAGTGCTACGACTACCTGCGCACGCTGCCGTTCGGCACCTGGTTCGAGTTCACCCGCAACCAGCAGGGCGATGTGCAGCGGCAGCGCCTGTCCTGGTTCAGTCCGGTCACCGGCAATGCGCTGTTCGTCAACCAGCGCGGCCAGCGCGTGGGCGAGCACTCGCTGGACACGCTGGCGCACCTGATGGCGAAGGGTCAGGCGCAGGTGGTCACCGAGGACCGCGGCCGCCTGATCGACCGTGCCTGGAACGCCACGCTCAATGCGCTGCGCAGCCTGACCGGCCGTCGCGGCGAAGCCGAACCCGCAGGAGGCGCCGCATGATGCGCGAATTCCGTCGCGCCCGCCGGCGCAACGTGCCCAAGCCCGTGGCCGTGTTCGACCTGATGACCGAACAGGTCATCGGCCGCCTCGGCAACCTGTCCGAGTCGGGCATGCTGCTGGTGGCCACCGAACCGGTGACCGAGGACGCGCTGTACCAGCTGCGCTTCCATCTGCGCGACGACCGGGGGCAGGACGTACCGATCGACGTCGGCGCGCACCTGCTGTGGTCCGCGCCGGCCAATACGCCCGGCCAGGCCTTCGCCGGCCTGCGCTTCCTGACCATCGACCGCGAACCGCTGGAGCGCCTGCGCCAGTGGGTCAACGCCGGGCCCGAAGCCGAATAGGGCGCGGGCCACGGCCTGTGCGGGCCGGATGCGGCAAAATGGCGGTTCTTCCGCAAGAGCCGCCGCCATGAATGCCCCCGCCGATCTCGCCGCCCGCCTCGTCCCGCTCTACGCCGACCACCTGGCGGCGATGAAGCGCCGCGCCGATGAGGCGCTGGCGCGTGGCGGTTTCGATCACCTGGTGGTACCCAGCGGCACGCAACACTGGCAGGTGTTCGACGACCGCGATTACCCGTACGCGGTCAACCCGCAGTTCAAGGCCTGGCTGCCGCTGACGCGCGTGCCCTACAGCTGGCTGGTGTACACGCCGGGCGAACGGCCGAAGGTGATCTTCTACCAGCCCTTCGACTACTGGCACGTGGTGCCGGATGCGCCCAGTGGCTGGTGGGTCGACCACTTCGACATCCACATCATCCGCAAGCCCGACGAGGCGCTCGCCCTGCTGCCGCCCGCCGCGCGCAGCGCTATCCTCGGCGAACCGCAGAGTGCGCTGGGTGGCCACGCGCCGAACAATCCCGAAACGGTCATCCAGTACCTGGAATACCAGCGCTCCTACAAGACGCCGTACGAAATCGCATTGATGCGGCAGGCGCAGCGACTGGCCGTGCGCGGCCATCGCGCCGCGGAAGCGGCGTTCCGCGCGGGCCAGAGCGAGTTCGGCATCCACATGGCCTACTGCGCGGCGGTCGGCCAGGACGCCAACGACCTGCCGTACGGCAACATCATCGGGATCAACGAACATGCTGCCGTCCTCCATTACATGGAACTGCAGCGCGTCGCGCCCGACCCGCTGCGCAGTTTCCTGATCGACGCCGGCGCGAGCTTCCACGGCTACGCCAGCGACATCACCCGCAGCTACGCCTACGACACCGGCAGCGAGTTCCAGGCGATGATCGACGCGGTGGATGCCGCGCAGCAGGCGATGTGCGCCGGCGTGCGCAGCGGCGTCGACTACAAGCAGTTGCACGTCGATGCGCACCTCACCCTGATGGGCATCCTGAAGGACTTCGGCGTGATCACCGTCTCGCCGGAGGCCGCGGTCGCCACCGGCGTCAGCGCGGCGTTCTTCCCGCACGGCCTGGGCCACCCGATCGGCCTTCAGGTGCACGACGTGGCGGGCTTCGCGGCCAGCGACCGTGGCGGCCGCATCGAGCGCCCCGCCGGCCATCCCTACCTGCGCATGACCCGCATGCTGGAACCGGACATGGTCGTCACCATCGAACCCGGCCTGTACTTCATCGACATGCTGTTGGACGAGGTGAAGAAGAACGGCCACGCCGCCAGTATCGACTGGACCCGCGTCGAAGCGTTCCGCCCCTACGGCGGCATCCGCATCGAGGACGAAGTACTGTGCACGGAGGGCGATGCCGACAACCTGACGCGCCCGGCGTTCGCGGAGTCGCGCTGACGCAGCCCTGCGATGGCCAACCCGATCACCCTGCCGGGTGTCTTCACGGCGGCGGGAATGCCTTCACTGGCGACGATGCCGACGGACTGACACACTCGCGCCTCGGCACGTATGGCACTTCGTCATGACACCCGGAGGTCCAGCATGAAACGCGTCACCGGCATCGGCGGCATCTTCTTCAAATCGGCGGACCCCAAGGCGCTGAGCGCGTGGTATCGCGACCATCTCGGCCTGGACACCTCGGAATGGGGCGGCGCGATCTTCCCGTGGGGCGGCGAAGGCAGTCCTTCCGGCATGACGATCTGGAGCCCGTTCAAGCAGGACACCACCTACATGGCGCCCAGCACCGCGAGCTTCATGATCAACTTCCGCGTGGCCGACCTGGATGCGCTGCTCGCCGTGTTGCGCGCAGAGGGCTGCAACGTGGTCGGCGACCCGCAGGTGTCGGAACAGGGCAAGTTCGGCTGGGTGCTCGATCCGGAAGACAACAAGGTCGAACTGTGGGAACCCCCCGCGGGGCAGTAGACCGGCGCGACGAGAGGAGCAGGCATGCCATTGGGTGACATCGCGGGCGAAGCGTTGGGTGGCGTGTTCCGCTTTATCGCGCGGATGGTGTTCGAGATCGTCGTCGAGATTGTCCTGCATGGCACGGGTGTCCTGATCCTGCGCATGTTGCGTCCAAAGCACGAACCTGGCGAGACCGCCGCCGTATTGACTGGCCTGGTGTTCTGGATCGCGATGGTCGCCCTGGGTGTATGGATCTATCGTGCGACCGGATGACGTGGACGCTCTGCCCCTGATCCCCCGCGTGGGGCCGGCGACACTCAGGTCGCCCACTGTCTCTGCACCTCCCTCCTCCGACGGAGCCTTTCGAACATGTCCCAATCAGATTATTTGTTGATCTCCCGCGGCCAGTGGGACGAGAGCGCGTCACCGCAGGACGTGCAGGACGCCATCGACCGCTTCTACGGGTGGTACGAACGCGGCCTGGCCGAGGGCGTGCTGAAGCCGGGCAGCCGGCTGGAGCAGCGCGGCAAGCGCGTCACCCGCGACGGCATCACCGACGGACCGTTCGCCGAGGCGAAGGAACTGGTGGGCGGCTACTGGTTCATCGTGGCGGACTCGCTGGACGCCGCCGCGCGGATCGCCGCGCAGAATCCGTGCCTCGCCTTCGGTCTTGAGCTGGAGATCCGGCCACTCGAAGCCGCACGTGCCCGTGCCGAAGACGTGACCAATGAAACGCCGGCGGCCTGGCGCGTCAGCGGCGCCTGATCCGCGCCCATGACGACGACGCACGCCACGCTGGAGGGCGGTTGCCATTGCGGCGCGATCGCCCTCGCGTTTTCCACGGCGTTGGTGCCGGCGAACACGGCGCCGCGCGCCTGCGATTGCAGCTTCTGTCGCGCACACGGTGCGGCGTGGGTGTCGGATGCCGACGCGCGCCTGTCGATCCACGCGCATCGCCCGGACCGGCTGCACCGCTACCGGCAGGGTTCGCTGGCCGCGCAGTTCCTGCTGTGCGCCGACTGCGGTGTGCTGGTCGCCGTGGTGTTCGAAGAGGGCGACCGCACGTACGCGGCCGTGAATGCATGTTGCCTGGCCGCGCGCGACGCCTTCGCGCCGGTCGTGCCTGCGTCGCCACAGACCTTGGCGCCGGAAGAGAAGACGGCGCGCTGGCGACAGCTGTGGATCTCTGACGTGCGATGGACCTGATCTGATCCGCAGCTGCCCGCACCCACGGCGGGCTCAGCCCGCGGCCATCGCCGCTTCGATCTCGTCGGCGCTGCGCGCCAGCGCATCGGTCAGCACGACCGGGGCGTCGGCGGTGACCAGCACGTCGTCCTCGGTGCGGATGCCGATGCCGCGCCACTTCGCATCCACCGTGGTGTCGTCATGGGAGACGTACAGGCCGGGCTCGATGGTGAACACCATGCCCGGTTCCAGCAGGCGCGATTCGCCGTCGATGCGGTAGTCGCCCACGTCGTGCACGTCCAGGCCAAGCCAGTGGCCGGTCTTGTGCCGGTAGAAGCGACGGTAGGTGCCCTCGGCGAGGTTCTTTTCCAGTTTGCCTTTCAGCAGGCCCAGCTTGAGCAGGCCTTCGGTCAGGGTCTCGACGGCGGCCACGTGGCCGGCCTCGTACGGAACGCCCACGCGCGCGCAGTCCAGCGCGGCGCGCTGCGCCCGGCCGACGAGGTCGTGCAGGGCGCGCTGCGAAGGCGTGAAGCGGCCGTTGACCGGTAGGGTCCGGGTGATGTCCGCGGCATAACCGCGGTACTCGGCCCCGGCATCGATGAGCACCAGGTCGCCGTCGCGCGCCTGAGCGGTGTTGTCGCGGTAGTGCAGCACGCAGGCGTTGTGGCCGGCGCCGACGATGCTGTTGTAGGCGGGCCAGGCATCGTTGGCACGGAACTCGCGCTCCAGGTCCGCCTGCAGTTCGTATTCGCGGATGCCGGGGCGCGCGGCGCGCATCGCGGCCTGGTGCGCCCGTACGCTGATGTCGGCGGCGCGCTGCATCAGCTTGATCTCGTCCTTCGACTTGAACAGGCGCAGGTCGTGCAGCAGGTGGCCCAGTTCGAGGAACTCGTGCGGCGGCTGCGCGCCCTGGCGCACCTGCGCGCGCACGTGGCGCACCCAGCCGATCAGCTTGAGGTCGAAGTCGGCGTCACGGCCGAAGTGGTAGTACACCCGCGAGCGGCCTTCCAGCAGCCCGGGCAGGATTTCGTCGAGATCGGCGATGGGATAGGCATCGTCCATCCCGTAGTCGTTGACGGCGCCGTCCTGGCCGGCGCGCGGACCGTCCCAGCCCTCGCGCTCGGGATCGCGCTCGCGGCAGAACAGGATCGTTTCGCCGTGCTTGCGCCCCGGCACCAGCACCAGCACGGCTTCGGGCTCGGGGAAGCCGGACAGATACCAGAAATCGGAGTCCTGCCGGTACGGATAGTGGGTGTCGTGGCTGCGGATACGCTCTGTCGCGGCGGGCAGCACCAGGATGGCGTCGTTGCCGGCCATCCGCATCAGCTGCCGGCGCCGGCGGGCGAACTCCGCCGCGCTGATGCCGGTCAGCGCCTTCATCAGTTCAGGCTCCGGCGATGCCGGGGCCCGAGCACGCAGTCGCCATGCAGCAGCAGGGCCGCGACGCGGACGAACTCTTCCAGTTCGGCCAGCGCGTCCTCGTCCTCTTCGTCCTCGCTGCTCTCTGCCGACGCCTTGGCGAGGCGGGCCAGGTCCTGCAACGCCTCCTGGCCTTCCTCCGACAACGACGGCGCAGCGCCGGCGGCGAGACCGAACGCGCCGAGGAACCCACGGCACCACGAGAACAGCGCTTCGGCACGCTCGTCCAACGGACGGTCGGCGGTGGGCAGCAGCAGGTCGAAGGAGAAGCCGCGATCCTCGAGCTGGACGACCGCGGCCTCGCGCAGCTGGTCCAGCACGCTGCCCGGCGCAGGCGCAGGCAGGGCGTCGTCGGCCAGCGCGCGGGCAAGCCACGTGCCGTCGGCGGCACCGCCACCGGCCAGCCAACCGCACAGTGCGCCGTGCAACTCGGAGGCGTCCGTCGCCAGTCCCAACTGGCGTGAAGCCGCGTCGACGGCGGCGATATCGGGTAGGTCGGGCATAGAAGAACGCAATCCGCTGCAGGTTTCGGACAACCCCTCGATTGTACCAACGAAAAGCCGCGCCCCGGCTTGTTGTGCGTGTGTACGCATGCCTACACTCCGTTATCGCCTTGGCCCGGACCGTCCGTCCACCCCCATGCTGCCTCTTCCTGTCGCTGCCCTCATCGCAACGGCCTCCCCGCTGTCGTCCCGGCCCGTGATCATGGTGCTGGCCGGCGCGGTCCTGGTGGGCGTGGTGGCGATCGGCACGCGGCGCTGGTGGCAGGGCTGGCTGGCGGAGCGGCAGGTACAGCCGGAACCCCCGCGCAGCGAATCGCTGCGCAACCGCGACGAACGCCTCAAGCTGGCGCTGTGGGCCTCGGGCGAGCAGTTCTGGGACTACGACCTGGTCCAGCGCCGGCTGTACCGCATGCGCGCGGACGAAACCGCGGTGCAGACATCCGACATCACGGTACTGACCCGGCAGGGCGAGGTCCCCACGATCCATGAGGAAGACCTGCCGCTGGTGATGGAACGCCTGCGCCTGCACCTGCAGGGCAAGGCGCCGATCTTCACGTCCGAACACCGCATGGACATGCTCGGCAACGGCACCTGGGTGTGGGTGCGCGCGCGCGGCCGGGTGGTGGAGCGCGATGCCGAAGGCCAGCCCGTGCGCATCGCGGGCACCGCGCGCGACATCACGGCCAGCCGCAACGCCGAGTACGAACACCGCATCGCCGGCGAAGTGATGCGCAGCATGAACGAGGCCGTCGCCGTGCTGGACTGGGCGCACCAGTTCATCACCATCAACCCGGCCTTCACCCGCATCACCGGGTATGCCGAGGACGAGATCATCGGCCAGCCGATGACCATGCTGGACAGCGACCAGCACGAGGACGCCTTCTTCGAGCGGATGAACCGCGAACTGCGCCTGACCGGCCGCTGGTCCGGCGAGGTGTGGAAGGTGCGCAAGGATGGCGAGGAGATCCTCTGCCGCATCGAGACCAATGTGGTGCCCGACGTCAGCGGCGAGCGCCCGCTGTACGTGCAGGTCCTCACCGACATCACCGAACAGAAGCGCGCCGAGCAGGAACTGCGCTACCTGGCCAACTACGACACGCTGACCAGCCTGCCCAACCGCTCGCTGCTCTCCGAGCGGCTGTCGCGTGCCATCGTGCGGGCGCGCCGCGAACACGGCCACGTGGCGGTGCTGTTCATCGACCTGGACCGCTTCAAGGACATCAACGATTCGCTCGGCCACGCGACCGGCGACCGGATCCTGCGCGCGGCCGCTGCGCGCGTGCAGCAGACCGTCGGTACCCAGCACACCGTCGCCCGCCTGAGCGGCGACGAGTTCACGGTGGTGCTGGAGGACATCAACGGCCTGCCCGATGCGGAGGACGTGGCGCAGCGTCTCATCCACGCCTTCCGCACGCCGCTGAACTTCGGCGAACGGCTGGAGCTGGCGGTCTCGCCCTCGATCGGCATCAGCCTGTATCCCGAGCACGCGCAGGTCCCGACCGAACTGCTCAAGCACGCCGACACGGCGATGTACCAGGCCAAGGCGATGGGCCGGCACACCTACGAGGTGTATTCGGAGACGATGGACGAGAAGAACCGCCATCGCGCCATCCTCGCCAGCGCGCTGCGCCGCGCGATCGACCGCAACGAGCTGTCGCTGGTGTTCCAGCCGCGCCTGTCCATCTCCCGCCAGCGCATCACCGGGGTGGAAGCGTTGCTGCGCTGGGACAGCCGCGAGTTCGGCATGGTCTCGCCGGCGCAGTTCATTCCGCTGGCCGAAGAATCCGGGATGATCCTGGAACTCGGTGCCTGGGCGCTGCGCGAAGCCTGCCTGACGCTGCGCAGCTGGCACGACGCCGGGCTGGAGGAACTGTCGGTGGCGGTGAACGTATCGGCCACCCAGCTCCAGCGCGGCGACCTGCAGGCCGTGGTCGCGCGCACGCTGCAGGAAACCGGCATCCCCGCCAACCGGCTGGAACTGGAGTTGACCGAAAGCGTCATCATGGCCAACCCCGAGCAGAACGCAGATACGCTGCGCGCCTGCCGGCGCCTCGGCATCTCGCTGGCGATCGACGACTTCGGCACCGGCTATTCGTCGCTGGCCTACCTCAAGCGCCTCCCGCTGACCACGCTGAAGATCGACCGCGAGTTCATCGGCGACCTGACCCACGACAGCGACGACGAAGCCATCACCAGCACCATCATCACCATGGGCCAGTCGCTGGCGCTGAAGGTGGTCGCCGAAGGCGTGGAGACGTGGGACCAGTACGAGTTCCTGCGCAGCCACGGCTGCGACGAGGTGCAGGGCCACTGGGTGGCGCAGGCGCTCAGCCCGGACCAGTGCCTGCGGTTCATCCGCGAGTACTACCCCGGCTCCGGCATCCGCGTCGCTTCCTGAACATCCCGCCGCGACGGGTGTCGCCGCCGCCGACCGGGCGCCCTTGACCGCCCGCCGAGCGCATGCCTATCGTGGCCGCCATGGACAACGCCGACCTGCTCGACCAGCTACGCGCGCTCAGCGCGCGCATCCAGGACCTGGCGGACCGCTGCCATCGGCTGTCCGACGAGAACCGCAGCCTGCGCCAGCAGCAGGAACAGCTGGTGGGCGAACGCTCGCAGCTGCTGGCCAAGAACGAACAGGCGCGTTCGCGGGTCGAAGCGATGATCAGCCGCCTGAAATCCCTGGAGCAGCACACGTGAGCGCCACCGAGCCCGTCAGCGTCCACATCCTCGACCGCGAGTACACCGTCGGCGTATCGCCCGACGAACGCTCCGGCCTGATGGCGGCCGCCAAGTTGCTCGACAGCCGCATGCGCGAAGTACGCGGCAGCAACCGCATGGCGGCGGTGGATCGCGTGGCCGTGCTGGCCGCGCTCAATCTGGCACACGAATTGCAGCAGCTGCGCGACGAGCAGCACGCGCGCAACCGCGACGTCGAACGCACGTTGCAGGACCTGCACCGCAAGCTCGACGCTGCGCTCGGTTCATCGTAACGCGCTGCGCACCACACCGACTGCGCACTGAATCCGCCGACGAACGGGCTAGGCAAGTTTTTTCAAGCCGCTATACTGGCTTCGCGTCCTCTGCTGTCCTCGACAGCGCACGCAAACATTCGCCTTGTCCCTTAATGACGACCACGGGATGGCGACGGTACCGGGAGTGCAGGTCTGCCTCGCAGCGGAAAGCCCGATGGTTCCCCAGCCTTCCCACTTGAACCCCGGGTTCAAGGTCGTTTCGTGAGCATCGTTGATGGCGGAGGACGTATTTTTCCCGCGGCAGCGGCATCAGCCGCGACCCGGCCGGTCCTGTTGCACCCGCCCTTGAGCGGGATGACTTCGAAATGAAGCCGATTGCACCGGGGACCCGACGCCCAGGGCCGTGACTGACGCCGCTCCCGCGGTCCCACCCCGGCAACGCCGGGGCCGCATGCCGTAAAATTCGCGCATGCCCTTCCGCCCTATCCCACGACCATGACGGCACAGCGCGACGCGCTGCGCCGCGAACTGCGCGCACGCCGCCGGGCCCTGTCCGCCGCCGAGCGCATCGCCGGGGCCGACGCACTCGCCACGCGCCTGCTCGCACTGCCGTTCGCGCCCGAACGCGGCTACGTGGCGGGTTACTGGGCGATGGACGGCGAGATCGGCCTGCACAGCTGGCAGCTGCGGCTGTCGAAAGACGTGATCTATTGCCTGCCGGTGCTGGCCGACGACGAAACCCTGCGTTTCGCCCCCTGGCGTCCCGGCGACGAACTGGTGACCAACCGCTACGGCATCCCCGAGCCCGACATCGATCCGCGCAGCGGCCTGCGCGCCGACGAGATGGCCTTGATCGCCGTGCCGCTGGTGGGTTTCGACGACGCCGGCCATCGCCTCGGCATGGGCGGCGGCTGGTACGACCGCACGCTGGCCGCGCGCCTGCGGCAGCCCGCGCCGCCGTGGCTGGTCGGCGTGGGCTTCGAGGCGCAACGCGTGGCCTCGGTCGACGCCCAGGCCTGGGACGTACCGCTGGATGCGATCTGCACCGAGCGCGCGACCCTGACCCCTTCTCCCGTTTCGCCGGAAACTCCGCGATGACCGCACGCAAGCGCTACTGGCTGATGAAGTCCGAGCCGGACACCTTCTCGATCGACAATCTCAGGAAGGTCGGCACGGAGCCGTGGAACGGCGTGCGCAACTACCAGGCACGCAACTTCATGCGCGGCATGCAGGTCGGCGACGGCGTGCTGTTCTACCACTCCAACTGCAAGGAACCCGGCATCGTCGGCACCGCCACCGTGGCCACCGCGGCGTACCCGGACGACACCCAGTTCAACCCCAAGTCCGACTACTACGACCCGAAGAGCACGCGCGAAGACCCGCGCTGGTCGCTGGTGGACGTGAAGTTCGAGCGCAAGCTCGCGCGCACGATCACCCTGGACGAAATCAAGCAGCACGCCGATGCGCTGGGCGACGGCTTCGCGCTGACCCAGCGCGGCAATCGCCTGTCGGTGCTGCCGGTCACCGCCGCGCAGTGGAAGTTCCTGCTGGCGCTGGAATGACACCCCTTCTCCCTTCCTGATAGCGCATTTCCCATGAGCGAAGCAAAGCGCCTGGCCGGCGAAAAGGCCATCGAGTTCGTCGAGGACGGCATGATCGTCGGCGTGGGCACGGGCTCCACCGTCGCCTTCTTCATCGACGCGCTGGGACGGGTCAAGGACCGCATCAAGGGTGCGGTCTCCAGCTCCGAGCAGAGCACCGCGCGGCTGAAGCAGCACGGCATCGAGGTGCTGGACCTCAACCACACCGGCACGCTGTCGCTGTACGTGGACGGCGCCGACGAATGCGACCCGCACAAGCGCCTGATCAAGGGTGGCGGCGCCGCACTCACGCGCGAGAAGATCATCGCCGAGGCGAGCAAGCAGTTCGTCTGCATCGTCGACCCGAGCAAGCAGGTGCCGGTGCTGGGCAGGTTCCCGCTGCCGGTGGAAGTCATCCCGATGGCACGCAGCCTGGTCGCGCGCGAGATCCTCGCGCTCACCGGCGGCCAGCCGGTCTGGCGCGACGGCACCGTGACCGACAACGGCAACCTGATCCTGGACATCCACAACCTGTCGATCACCGATCCGGTGGCGATGGAGCGCGAGATCAACCAGATCCCCGGCGTGGTCAGCGTCGGCCTGTTCGCCCGCCGCCCGGCGGACATCGTCATCGTCGGCGGCGAGCCGCCGGTCGTACTGAAGTGAACCGCAGCGCCTAGGCGCTGTCGGAGAGCGCCTTCACCAGCTCGCCCACCAGCTCGCGCTTCTTCGGCGGCAGCTGGAGGAAGGCCTCCACCACCTGCCGTTCGCGGCTGCCCGCACCCGCCGGCCAAGGCGGACGTGTTTCCGCCACGCGCGAACGCGCCGACACGCCGAACCGCAGCGCATGCGGCTCGACGCCGAGCAGATCGGCCATCACCTGCAGCTTGTCCTGTTCCGGCAGCGCACGTCCGCGGAGCCAGCGCGACACGGTTTGGAACGTGACAGAAGAGCCGCGGTATTTCGCGTTGAAAAGATGGAACAGGACAATGGGGCGCGGCTCGTAACCGGCCTGCTGCATCGCGTGCACGAGGCGTTGTGCGAATTTTTCTCGTTCGTCGGCCATGCCGGAAACTTACGCGCACAGGCACCGGCGCGCATCACT contains the following coding sequences:
- a CDS encoding DUF1631 domain-containing protein, coding for MTATRPPSPAAAPTTIASAALPLRVRRVLQNLFDHVSTDFITALNAMLVEFEQQLFKQADQARSNHLQAQVFVDLRALQKHRTELAPHYMFGLEAELASIRAPRAAGDAPAAARLDYQTLTLVEDAVMDQEIVLREVARRHEQRGNAQILMLGQRFGVLAGQPAYEAETLPLGPNRLCHVLKEAAACLDLSLDAQLVLYRTFDQKVMLNYSEWAGTVNQFLSREGILPGLVYTPRRVRAHDTIRRHPRDEGDGSARPMTGWNGQGTTSHWATLTPEQLQAVAGALVGGSAPDPGGGTPPPLPPRDAAAPAATDDAAGSFEVLQKLLAIRRGGLQADAQALADGVGVPGAPGALAQGPADAAAGAAGTGGGRHGAAAGGNAPATPRLLPTPDVLSALQGLQSAPLPARTPEQPRRTVQDLQQAMLAAARAQHGPNAALASADSDTFELLDLLYNEIEREVQHDAPAADMLVRLQVPVVQAALRDRNFFLRAQHPARDLLNTVAESGATWLGEDDVDPQLVQKLHQAVETVVEKYEGDEAVFEDAHRDVQQHLQAAVRKAELAERRQIEAARGKDRLEVAKQRAAETIESAMADAKPQKFVQALLSQAWADVLTLTQLRNGESSSEWAEQLQTTLEIVAATTTAQGASPELAGKVEKSLVQVGYHEDEAAAIARRLSSAEEDETTSRTELTARLKARARLGGQNEVKKKPTQPRTPQEQECYDYLRTLPFGTWFEFTRNQQGDVQRQRLSWFSPVTGNALFVNQRGQRVGEHSLDTLAHLMAKGQAQVVTEDRGRLIDRAWNATLNALRSLTGRRGEAEPAGGAA
- a CDS encoding PilZ domain-containing protein translates to MMREFRRARRRNVPKPVAVFDLMTEQVIGRLGNLSESGMLLVATEPVTEDALYQLRFHLRDDRGQDVPIDVGAHLLWSAPANTPGQAFAGLRFLTIDREPLERLRQWVNAGPEAE
- the pepQ gene encoding Xaa-Pro dipeptidase; this encodes MNAPADLAARLVPLYADHLAAMKRRADEALARGGFDHLVVPSGTQHWQVFDDRDYPYAVNPQFKAWLPLTRVPYSWLVYTPGERPKVIFYQPFDYWHVVPDAPSGWWVDHFDIHIIRKPDEALALLPPAARSAILGEPQSALGGHAPNNPETVIQYLEYQRSYKTPYEIALMRQAQRLAVRGHRAAEAAFRAGQSEFGIHMAYCAAVGQDANDLPYGNIIGINEHAAVLHYMELQRVAPDPLRSFLIDAGASFHGYASDITRSYAYDTGSEFQAMIDAVDAAQQAMCAGVRSGVDYKQLHVDAHLTLMGILKDFGVITVSPEAAVATGVSAAFFPHGLGHPIGLQVHDVAGFAASDRGGRIERPAGHPYLRMTRMLEPDMVVTIEPGLYFIDMLLDEVKKNGHAASIDWTRVEAFRPYGGIRIEDEVLCTEGDADNLTRPAFAESR
- a CDS encoding VOC family protein gives rise to the protein MKRVTGIGGIFFKSADPKALSAWYRDHLGLDTSEWGGAIFPWGGEGSPSGMTIWSPFKQDTTYMAPSTASFMINFRVADLDALLAVLRAEGCNVVGDPQVSEQGKFGWVLDPEDNKVELWEPPAGQ
- a CDS encoding YciI family protein, yielding MSQSDYLLISRGQWDESASPQDVQDAIDRFYGWYERGLAEGVLKPGSRLEQRGKRVTRDGITDGPFAEAKELVGGYWFIVADSLDAAARIAAQNPCLAFGLELEIRPLEAARARAEDVTNETPAAWRVSGA
- a CDS encoding aminopeptidase P N-terminal domain-containing protein: MKALTGISAAEFARRRRQLMRMAGNDAILVLPAATERIRSHDTHYPYRQDSDFWYLSGFPEPEAVLVLVPGRKHGETILFCRERDPEREGWDGPRAGQDGAVNDYGMDDAYPIADLDEILPGLLEGRSRVYYHFGRDADFDLKLIGWVRHVRAQVRQGAQPPHEFLELGHLLHDLRLFKSKDEIKLMQRAADISVRAHQAAMRAARPGIREYELQADLEREFRANDAWPAYNSIVGAGHNACVLHYRDNTAQARDGDLVLIDAGAEYRGYAADITRTLPVNGRFTPSQRALHDLVGRAQRAALDCARVGVPYEAGHVAAVETLTEGLLKLGLLKGKLEKNLAEGTYRRFYRHKTGHWLGLDVHDVGDYRIDGESRLLEPGMVFTIEPGLYVSHDDTTVDAKWRGIGIRTEDDVLVTADAPVVLTDALARSADEIEAAMAAG